In Cryptosporangium phraense, a single window of DNA contains:
- a CDS encoding beta-propeller fold lactonase family protein → MGRHFRPVIVAVLATVLVMAVAGVAGVALVRRSDRPDRAGRPAPGAAPAAAAAPHGEPPAPPPVSSAQPRVVGTVRVGAGPQGIVFTPDGSRAYVADSDGKRLSIIDTARRRVVGTVPLRDDPQYLAMRPDGRRLYAATHDYRTHRGNAIAVVDPATNKVVGRITAGLDPARSSPYALAVSPDGRRLYVPDHDVEKVLVYDTATNALLSAVPVAPTPHWIAFAPQRSLTLIADHDSGTVILLRSTDNAHVADVRVGRSPHSVAVTPDGRRAFTANFDVSTSSVIDLATRRTIGTVPVGRNPRCVTIAPDGRHAYFAAEGGNVLTVVDTRTLRVTATVKAGRGPWVLAVSPDGRTGYLSNRAANTVTLLALTG, encoded by the coding sequence ATGGGGCGGCACTTCCGGCCGGTGATCGTCGCGGTGCTCGCGACGGTGCTCGTCATGGCGGTGGCCGGGGTCGCCGGCGTGGCGCTGGTGCGCCGGTCCGACCGTCCGGACCGGGCCGGCCGGCCTGCGCCGGGCGCCGCGCCGGCGGCAGCGGCGGCGCCGCACGGGGAGCCACCGGCTCCGCCGCCGGTCAGTAGCGCGCAGCCGCGCGTCGTCGGGACGGTCCGGGTCGGAGCCGGTCCGCAAGGGATCGTCTTCACGCCGGACGGCTCCCGGGCCTACGTCGCCGACAGCGACGGGAAGCGGCTGTCGATCATCGACACCGCCCGCCGCCGGGTCGTCGGGACCGTCCCGCTCCGCGACGACCCGCAGTACCTCGCGATGCGCCCGGACGGCCGCCGTCTCTACGCCGCCACGCACGACTACCGGACCCACCGCGGCAACGCGATCGCGGTCGTCGACCCGGCGACCAACAAGGTGGTCGGCCGGATCACCGCGGGCCTCGACCCGGCCCGCTCCAGCCCGTACGCGCTCGCGGTCTCCCCCGACGGGCGTCGGCTCTACGTCCCCGATCACGACGTCGAGAAGGTGCTCGTCTACGACACGGCGACGAACGCGCTGCTGTCGGCGGTGCCGGTCGCGCCGACCCCGCACTGGATCGCGTTCGCCCCGCAGCGCTCGCTCACGCTGATCGCCGACCACGACTCCGGCACCGTGATCCTGCTCCGCTCGACCGACAACGCGCACGTCGCCGACGTCCGGGTCGGACGCAGCCCGCACAGCGTCGCGGTCACGCCGGACGGTCGCCGGGCGTTCACCGCGAACTTCGACGTCAGCACGTCGTCGGTCATCGACCTCGCGACCCGTCGCACGATCGGGACCGTCCCGGTGGGCCGCAACCCCCGCTGCGTGACGATCGCGCCGGACGGACGGCACGCGTACTTCGCCGCCGAAGGCGGCAACGTGCTCACGGTCGTGGACACGAGGACGCTGCGGGTCACCGCCACGGTCAAGGCCGGCCGGGGCCCGTGGGTGCTGGCCGTCTCCCCCGACGGCCGAACCGGCTACCTCAGCAACCGGGCCGCGAACACAGTCACGCTCCTGGCCCTCACCGGCTGA
- a CDS encoding NADP-dependent oxidoreductase, translated as MRTALLRRFGGPEVIEFADVPRPEPGPGQVLVRVAAAAVNRIDLSTRDGALARAGLLAPAPAYALGWDVAGTVTATGPGVARFAGGDAVIGLRDVLSAPGTYAEYVVLDEGALAPAPRTVPLPAAATLPLIGLTADRSLALTGLGPGGILLVTGAAGGVGGLVLQLAAARGIRTVALARPRDEALVAGLGATWFVPHGGAAETQAEVETVAAAVRRVVPGGVDAVIDAAVLGVPAHEALRGGGVFVTLVAPFAPPPLRATRVVVQEVFADGARLGELSALVDAGQLTLAVADTYPLDRAADAHRRLAAGGLRGRLVLVPGH; from the coding sequence ATGAGAACCGCGCTGCTGCGCCGCTTCGGCGGACCCGAGGTCATCGAGTTCGCCGACGTCCCCCGCCCGGAGCCCGGGCCCGGACAGGTCCTGGTCCGCGTCGCGGCGGCGGCCGTGAACCGGATCGACCTGTCCACCCGCGACGGAGCGCTCGCCCGGGCCGGGCTGCTGGCCCCGGCGCCCGCGTACGCTCTGGGCTGGGACGTCGCCGGGACGGTGACCGCGACCGGTCCGGGCGTGGCCCGCTTCGCCGGCGGTGACGCGGTGATCGGCCTGCGGGACGTGCTCTCCGCGCCCGGCACGTACGCCGAGTACGTCGTCCTCGACGAGGGCGCGCTGGCCCCGGCACCGCGTACCGTCCCGCTCCCCGCTGCCGCCACGCTGCCGCTGATCGGCCTCACCGCCGATCGGTCGCTGGCCCTGACCGGGCTGGGTCCCGGGGGGATCCTGCTGGTGACCGGCGCCGCGGGCGGCGTGGGTGGGCTCGTGCTGCAACTGGCCGCGGCCCGCGGGATCCGCACGGTCGCGCTGGCCCGCCCACGTGACGAGGCGCTCGTGGCCGGGTTGGGCGCGACCTGGTTCGTCCCGCACGGAGGCGCCGCTGAGACCCAGGCTGAGGTGGAGACGGTGGCGGCCGCCGTGCGCCGGGTGGTTCCCGGCGGGGTCGACGCGGTGATCGATGCCGCCGTGCTCGGGGTTCCGGCCCACGAGGCGCTTCGCGGTGGCGGGGTCTTCGTCACGCTGGTCGCGCCGTTCGCTCCGCCGCCGTTGCGCGCCACGCGCGTCGTGGTCCAGGAGGTGTTCGCGGACGGCGCCCGGCTGGGCGAACTGTCGGCCCTGGTGGACGCCGGGCAGCTCACGCTCGCCGTCGCGGACACCTACCCCCTCGACCGGGCGGCGGACGCTCATCGGCGCCTGGCCGCGGGCGGGCTGCGCGGCCGGTTGGTGTTGGTTCCCGGGCACTGA
- a CDS encoding roadblock/LC7 domain-containing protein, translating to MTDMYATPATPNLSWVLDEFKRDTPDVQTVVAVSIDGISTYANTGLPAADNERLAAITSGFHSLAQGLGAQFEGGRVRQVVAELDQMLFFVAAAGRNTLLSVVAAPHADAGIVGYEMTLLARRVGDYFATASRVGSHRIDGFAG from the coding sequence ATGACCGATATGTACGCCACGCCCGCGACCCCGAACCTGTCGTGGGTGCTCGACGAGTTCAAGCGGGACACCCCGGACGTCCAGACCGTCGTCGCGGTCAGCATCGACGGCATCTCGACGTACGCGAACACCGGCCTCCCCGCGGCCGACAACGAACGGCTGGCCGCGATCACCTCGGGTTTCCACAGCCTGGCCCAGGGCCTGGGCGCCCAGTTCGAGGGCGGCCGGGTCCGGCAGGTCGTCGCCGAGCTCGACCAGATGCTGTTCTTCGTGGCCGCGGCCGGCCGCAACACGCTGCTCTCGGTCGTGGCCGCGCCGCACGCCGACGCGGGCATCGTGGGCTACGAGATGACGCTGCTGGCCCGGCGCGTCGGCGACTACTTCGCCACCGCGAGCCGGGTCGGCAGCCACCGGATCGATGGCTTCGCGGGCTGA
- a CDS encoding sensor histidine kinase, protein MRPNRPLLLDAALAGGACVLDLAAFWQPTGSAADPWVPLFAAAGCAALVWRRRFPGTVFLVLLGHALLAWAMAPVYVPTLGLLVALYTVASRTGPLRAGLALAAMSGPVAIAAVTERASAAPADRTDALVVAGVLSSLLTLTVFGAGRWVAWTRRQRVLAAERAAADAVEAERRRIARDLHDVVAHTVTLMMLQSAGAARVLRVDQDRAETALDAVGTLGQQAVVELRRMLAVLAPSDDRPEPTSAPVGIEDVPVLVEQVRLSGRRVVLAEDGAPVPLDAGVGLCAYRIVQEALTNATRYGDPERAIRVRIGWCAGTLDLVVRNEVPAGGQVSALSTGRGLVGMRERAASVGGHLTAGPDGDRGYAVEVSLPIGVPAGPPAIAAAR, encoded by the coding sequence GTGAGACCGAACCGGCCCCTCCTGCTGGACGCGGCGCTCGCAGGTGGCGCGTGCGTCCTCGATCTGGCCGCGTTCTGGCAGCCGACCGGGTCCGCCGCCGATCCCTGGGTCCCGCTGTTCGCGGCGGCCGGCTGCGCCGCGCTGGTCTGGCGCCGCCGGTTCCCCGGGACCGTCTTCCTGGTCCTGCTCGGCCACGCGCTGCTGGCCTGGGCGATGGCCCCGGTGTACGTGCCGACGCTGGGCCTGCTGGTCGCGCTCTACACGGTCGCGAGCCGGACCGGCCCGCTCCGGGCCGGCCTGGCGCTCGCCGCGATGTCCGGCCCGGTCGCGATCGCCGCGGTCACCGAGCGGGCGTCGGCGGCGCCCGCCGACCGGACCGACGCGCTGGTCGTCGCGGGCGTGCTCTCGTCGCTGCTGACGCTCACGGTGTTCGGCGCCGGACGGTGGGTCGCCTGGACCCGGAGGCAACGGGTGCTGGCCGCCGAGCGCGCGGCCGCCGACGCGGTGGAGGCCGAGCGTCGCCGGATCGCCCGGGACCTGCACGACGTGGTCGCCCACACGGTGACGCTGATGATGCTGCAGTCGGCCGGAGCGGCCCGGGTGCTGCGGGTCGACCAGGACCGGGCCGAGACCGCGCTCGACGCGGTCGGCACGCTCGGGCAGCAGGCGGTCGTCGAGCTGCGCCGGATGCTCGCGGTGCTGGCGCCGTCCGACGACCGACCCGAGCCCACGTCCGCGCCGGTCGGGATCGAGGACGTCCCGGTGCTGGTCGAGCAGGTGCGGCTGAGCGGGCGCCGCGTCGTGCTGGCCGAGGACGGCGCACCGGTGCCGCTGGATGCGGGCGTCGGGTTGTGCGCGTACCGGATCGTGCAGGAGGCGTTGACGAACGCGACCCGGTACGGCGACCCCGAGCGGGCGATCCGGGTCCGGATCGGGTGGTGCGCCGGGACGCTGGACCTCGTGGTGCGCAACGAGGTCCCGGCCGGCGGCCAGGTCAGCGCACTCTCGACCGGCCGGGGACTCGTCGGCATGCGTGAACGCGCGGCCAGCGTGGGCGGTCACCTGACCGCAGGCCCGGACGGCGACCGCGGCTACGCCGTCGAGGTCTCGCTCCCGATCGGCGTCCCGGCCGGGCCTCCGGCGATCGCTGCCGCGCGGTGA
- a CDS encoding RbsD/FucU family protein: MLKGIDPLLNGDLLKLLDEMGHGDQLLVADRNYPAFASGRPVVRLGEAGSVRALTAILSVFPLDAFVGHPLERMEVKDDPALTTPVQDQALDLARATHPVPLEYGVIPRHDFYRRAAGVYAVVHTLEDAPYSCFILHKGVVFPPGMPEDGS; the protein is encoded by the coding sequence ATGCTCAAAGGGATCGATCCGCTGCTCAACGGCGACCTGCTCAAGCTCCTCGACGAGATGGGCCACGGCGACCAGCTCCTCGTCGCCGACCGCAACTACCCGGCGTTCGCGTCCGGCCGGCCGGTGGTCCGGCTCGGCGAGGCCGGGTCCGTGCGCGCGCTCACCGCGATCCTCTCCGTCTTCCCGCTCGACGCCTTCGTCGGGCATCCCCTCGAGCGCATGGAGGTCAAGGACGACCCCGCCCTGACCACGCCGGTCCAGGACCAGGCGCTCGACCTGGCCCGCGCCACCCATCCGGTCCCGCTCGAGTACGGCGTGATCCCACGACACGATTTCTACCGGCGCGCGGCCGGCGTCTACGCGGTCGTCCACACCCTCGAGGACGCCCCCTACAGCTGCTTCATCCTGCACAAAGGCGTCGTCTTCCCGCCCGGAATGCCGGAAGACGGGAGCTGA
- a CDS encoding DUF1996 domain-containing protein, whose product MSEKWLVGVVALVAVLAMAGGAALGVVLIGHSGPPRRAGHPSHPASGPVESDFVAIGSVPRTAAPPAARTFRVRCGNNENGHYNPDNMIVTPGIRNGSHHLHDYVGNTTTSASSTDLSLATAPTTCADRTDRSAYFWPVLRDRTGTDRLHPGESAADRNTGRVLRPQVRITFSGNPRSDVVAIPRFLRVIAGDAKAYTNGGGNAHAQFTCAGSTDRIATEKYPLCPAGWGVTRILEFPSCWDQQNLDSANHRAHVVYPSAAGVCPRGTAAIPKLIYTLTYDVPPGASYAVDSFPSQLRSPISDHADYVNVMSSKSTARVVACLNGVGPC is encoded by the coding sequence GTGTCGGAGAAATGGCTGGTCGGCGTCGTCGCCCTGGTCGCGGTTCTGGCCATGGCCGGCGGTGCCGCGCTGGGCGTCGTCCTCATCGGTCACAGCGGGCCGCCACGGCGCGCGGGGCACCCGTCGCACCCGGCGTCCGGACCGGTCGAGAGCGACTTCGTCGCGATCGGATCCGTGCCGCGGACGGCCGCGCCGCCGGCGGCGCGGACTTTCCGGGTGCGGTGCGGGAACAACGAGAACGGTCACTACAACCCGGACAACATGATCGTGACGCCGGGGATTCGGAACGGGTCGCACCACCTGCACGACTACGTGGGGAATACGACGACGTCCGCCTCCTCGACCGACCTGAGCCTGGCGACCGCGCCCACGACCTGCGCGGACCGGACCGACCGGTCGGCGTACTTCTGGCCGGTGCTGCGAGACCGGACCGGGACCGACCGGCTCCACCCGGGCGAGTCCGCGGCCGACCGCAACACCGGCCGGGTGCTGAGGCCGCAGGTTCGAATCACGTTCTCGGGCAACCCGCGGTCGGACGTGGTGGCGATCCCGCGGTTCCTGCGGGTGATCGCCGGTGACGCCAAGGCCTACACGAACGGCGGCGGCAACGCGCACGCCCAGTTCACCTGCGCGGGATCGACCGACCGGATCGCGACCGAGAAGTATCCGCTCTGCCCGGCCGGCTGGGGCGTGACCCGGATCCTGGAGTTCCCGAGCTGCTGGGACCAGCAGAATTTGGACAGCGCGAACCATCGGGCGCACGTCGTGTACCCGTCGGCGGCCGGGGTGTGCCCGCGCGGAACGGCGGCGATTCCGAAGCTCATCTACACGCTGACGTACGACGTTCCGCCGGGGGCGTCGTATGCGGTCGATTCGTTCCCGAGCCAGCTGAGGAGTCCGATCAGCGACCATGCGGATTATGTGAACGTGATGTCGTCGAAGTCCACGGCGCGGGTGGTGGCCTGCCTGAACGGCGTCGGCCCGTGTTGA
- a CDS encoding ATP-binding protein has protein sequence MTDPSRSFDGPPPADDTAQLGQLRTLPPEAGAPPGLRTRLWWIVVGSLVLVALIGAGAAVTAAVVGASVWVGVAAAAGWLAVLLGALLAVNGAVRKIGEDVTAERTARLQAEHAAWEAQWRENAGRSALDERQRAIDEQQHATVLAVAQVNAALADSVEELGRVAVLIRDGDHPDPQVPALPAADAWPAPLSELQAGVRELMQTSFAVASLSTGHQPVGVLITLARRLQPLIHRAIKELDALESQVEDPDLLNALFQLDHLVTRARRQAESIAVLGGATARQIRKPVPVYTVLRQAIAEIEHYGRVKVLRPVHGTIVGHAVTEVIHLIAELVENATVFSPPESRVQIQVDLVPDGLSIEIDDLGLVMAAELRQRMNQLLATPERLDVGEQLEDGRIGLIVVAAIARRYQIRVRLERNERGGNRALVVLPEKLLAEEPMRRADLGPSALPAPPPVVGGGTATAVAAPPAATGTATGTATGTATVNGTVLPRRGEGRSEGRSEETGSHGLTDTGSLGLTEDDRRRLAELGRAASAGYPPPRVAAPAEPAGPPADLSPDDVLRPPLPRRDGQHMAPELRTGPTGPTGLTEPDAGDSEPTAHNPGLFANYQRGRERADNEENPPSAG, from the coding sequence ATGACTGACCCTTCGCGTTCCTTCGACGGGCCGCCACCGGCGGACGACACCGCACAGCTCGGGCAGCTGCGGACGCTGCCCCCGGAGGCCGGTGCACCACCGGGCCTGCGGACGCGGCTGTGGTGGATCGTCGTCGGGTCGCTCGTGCTGGTCGCGCTGATCGGGGCCGGAGCCGCGGTGACGGCCGCGGTCGTCGGGGCGTCGGTCTGGGTCGGAGTCGCGGCGGCGGCCGGGTGGCTGGCCGTGCTGCTCGGAGCGCTGCTCGCGGTCAACGGCGCGGTCCGGAAGATCGGCGAGGACGTCACCGCCGAGCGGACGGCCCGCCTCCAGGCCGAGCACGCGGCCTGGGAAGCCCAGTGGCGCGAGAACGCCGGCCGGTCGGCCCTCGACGAGCGCCAGCGCGCGATCGACGAGCAGCAGCACGCGACCGTGCTCGCGGTGGCCCAGGTCAACGCCGCGCTGGCCGACTCGGTGGAGGAGCTCGGGCGGGTCGCGGTGCTGATCCGCGACGGCGACCACCCCGACCCGCAGGTCCCGGCCCTCCCGGCGGCCGACGCCTGGCCCGCTCCGCTGTCCGAGCTGCAGGCCGGCGTCCGGGAGCTGATGCAGACGTCGTTCGCGGTCGCGTCGCTCTCGACCGGGCACCAACCGGTCGGCGTCCTGATCACGCTGGCCCGGCGGCTCCAGCCGCTGATCCACCGCGCGATCAAGGAGCTGGACGCGCTGGAGAGCCAGGTCGAGGACCCGGACCTGCTCAACGCGCTGTTCCAGCTCGACCACCTGGTGACCCGGGCCCGCCGGCAGGCCGAGAGCATCGCGGTGCTCGGCGGGGCCACGGCCAGGCAGATCCGCAAGCCGGTGCCGGTCTACACGGTGCTGCGCCAGGCGATCGCCGAGATCGAGCACTACGGCCGGGTCAAGGTGCTGCGCCCGGTGCACGGCACGATCGTCGGCCACGCGGTGACCGAGGTGATCCACCTGATCGCCGAGCTGGTCGAGAACGCGACCGTGTTCTCCCCGCCGGAGTCCCGGGTGCAGATCCAGGTCGACCTGGTGCCGGACGGGCTGTCGATCGAGATCGACGACCTCGGCCTGGTGATGGCGGCCGAGCTGCGGCAGCGGATGAACCAGCTGCTGGCGACGCCGGAGCGCCTCGACGTGGGGGAGCAGCTCGAGGACGGGCGGATCGGGCTGATCGTCGTCGCGGCGATCGCCCGCCGGTACCAGATCCGGGTGCGGCTCGAGCGCAACGAGCGGGGCGGGAACCGGGCGCTGGTCGTGCTGCCCGAGAAGCTGCTGGCCGAGGAGCCGATGCGCCGGGCCGACCTCGGCCCGTCCGCGCTGCCGGCCCCGCCGCCCGTCGTCGGCGGCGGCACCGCGACCGCCGTGGCCGCACCCCCGGCCGCCACCGGCACCGCGACCGGCACGGCGACCGGCACCGCCACCGTGAACGGCACCGTGCTGCCGCGCCGCGGCGAGGGCCGCAGCGAGGGCCGCAGCGAGGAGACCGGATCCCACGGGCTGACCGACACCGGATCCCTCGGGCTGACCGAGGACGACCGGCGACGGCTGGCCGAGCTCGGCCGGGCCGCCTCGGCCGGCTACCCCCCGCCCCGGGTCGCGGCTCCGGCCGAGCCGGCCGGCCCGCCGGCCGACCTGTCACCGGACGACGTCCTCCGGCCGCCGTTGCCCCGCCGCGACGGGCAGCACATGGCCCCCGAACTGCGTACCGGGCCCACCGGCCCCACCGGGCTCACCGAACCGGACGCCGGCGACAGCGAGCCGACCGCCCACAACCCCGGTCTGTTCGCCAACTACCAGCGGGGACGCGAACGCGCCGACAACGAGGAGAACCCGCCGTCGGCGGGCTGA
- a CDS encoding response regulator has product MTTVRVIVADDQLLVRSGICMLLATEADLDVVGEAEDGTIAVEMVRALQPDVVLMDVSMPGLTGVEATRLITADAFSADPGRPVKVLMMTGYNVDVAVFDALRAGASGFLLKDAAPTELVRAVREVAAGGGWLDPAVTLSLVREFAARPEPALRTPAELARLTGREREVLILVAHGLTNAEIAARLHVGEGTVKTHLGRIFTKLGLRDRAQAVVAAYQSGLVTVPSRP; this is encoded by the coding sequence ATGACAACGGTTCGGGTCATCGTGGCCGACGATCAATTATTGGTGCGATCCGGTATTTGCATGCTGCTGGCCACCGAAGCCGACCTGGACGTTGTCGGTGAGGCCGAGGACGGAACAATTGCCGTCGAGATGGTCCGGGCGCTCCAGCCCGACGTCGTACTCATGGACGTCTCGATGCCCGGCCTGACCGGCGTCGAGGCGACCCGCCTGATCACCGCCGACGCGTTCTCGGCCGACCCCGGCCGGCCGGTGAAGGTGCTGATGATGACCGGGTACAACGTGGACGTCGCGGTGTTCGACGCGCTGCGGGCGGGCGCGTCCGGGTTCCTGCTCAAGGACGCCGCCCCGACCGAACTGGTACGGGCGGTGCGCGAGGTGGCGGCCGGCGGCGGGTGGCTCGACCCGGCCGTGACGTTGAGCCTGGTCAGGGAGTTCGCCGCCCGTCCGGAGCCGGCGCTGCGTACCCCGGCCGAACTGGCCCGGCTGACCGGCCGCGAGCGGGAGGTGCTGATCCTGGTCGCCCACGGGTTGACGAACGCCGAGATCGCCGCGCGGCTGCACGTCGGAGAAGGCACGGTCAAGACGCACCTGGGCCGCATTTTCACGAAATTGGGTCTGCGGGACCGGGCCCAGGCTGTGGTGGCTGCTTATCAGAGTGGCCTGGTGACGGTTCCGTCCCGGCCCTAG
- a CDS encoding winged helix-turn-helix transcriptional regulator, which yields MPTTSAAARRAEQRREYNANLAECPGHDVLATLSDKWLTLVISALAGGPLRHGELSAVVAGATQKMLTQTLRKAEREGLVTRTVTASVPVRVDYRLTALGQSLLPLQRAIKTWAETHIGEVHAARAAYDTVSSESV from the coding sequence ATGCCGACGACGAGCGCGGCCGCCCGGCGCGCCGAGCAGCGCCGCGAGTACAACGCGAACCTCGCCGAGTGCCCGGGGCACGACGTGCTGGCGACGCTGAGCGACAAGTGGCTGACGCTGGTGATCAGCGCGCTGGCCGGCGGGCCGCTCCGGCACGGCGAGCTGAGCGCGGTGGTGGCAGGCGCGACCCAGAAGATGCTCACCCAGACGCTGCGGAAGGCCGAGCGCGAGGGCCTGGTCACCCGCACCGTGACGGCGAGCGTCCCGGTGCGGGTCGACTACCGGCTCACGGCGCTGGGGCAGAGCCTGCTGCCGCTGCAACGGGCGATCAAGACCTGGGCCGAGACGCACATCGGCGAGGTCCACGCGGCGCGGGCCGCTTACGACACCGTGTCCAGCGAGAGCGTGTAG
- a CDS encoding helix-turn-helix transcriptional regulator, giving the protein MTRPTARVLALLEVLQRGGTRTASELAAQLGVDERTIRRYVEHLIDLDVPVRAERGRYGGFRLAPGYRMPPLMLTDEEALAVLLGLLAGRRAGLVAASAAAMESAAAKVQRVLPAALGARLDALRETLGFTTPARDAVTPETDVLLTLALAARDRRPVALAYARRDGQPSDRTLHPYGIVAHGGRWYVTGADDASGEVRTFRLDRIRRATVLAGEFDVPDDFDPAARVLTGIAAAPYRHAVSVLVEGAAEGLRLPSIAAVSAAGDHTRVRFWAEELGWVPGVLAGLNRPFVVESPDALRDEVRALATRLVGYAGRSTGAGPPP; this is encoded by the coding sequence ATGACCCGGCCGACCGCGCGCGTGCTCGCGCTGCTCGAGGTGCTCCAGCGGGGCGGCACCCGCACCGCCTCCGAACTGGCCGCGCAACTCGGCGTCGACGAGCGCACGATCCGCCGGTACGTCGAGCACCTGATCGACCTCGACGTCCCGGTCCGGGCCGAGCGCGGCCGCTACGGCGGGTTCCGGCTCGCGCCCGGCTACCGGATGCCGCCGCTCATGCTCACCGACGAGGAGGCCCTCGCGGTCCTGCTCGGGCTGCTCGCCGGGCGGCGGGCCGGGCTGGTCGCCGCGTCAGCGGCGGCGATGGAGAGCGCGGCGGCCAAGGTCCAGCGGGTCCTCCCGGCCGCGCTCGGCGCCCGGCTGGACGCACTCCGCGAGACGCTCGGCTTCACCACCCCGGCCCGGGACGCGGTGACGCCGGAGACCGACGTCCTGCTGACGCTCGCGCTGGCCGCGCGCGACCGGCGGCCGGTCGCGCTCGCCTACGCCCGGCGGGACGGGCAGCCCAGCGACCGGACCCTGCACCCGTACGGGATCGTCGCCCACGGCGGCCGCTGGTACGTCACCGGCGCGGACGACGCCAGCGGCGAGGTCCGCACGTTCCGCCTCGACCGGATCCGGCGGGCCACCGTGCTGGCCGGGGAGTTCGACGTGCCGGACGACTTCGATCCGGCCGCCCGGGTGCTCACCGGCATCGCCGCGGCCCCCTACCGGCACGCGGTGTCGGTGCTGGTCGAAGGGGCCGCCGAGGGGCTGCGGCTGCCGTCGATCGCCGCGGTCAGCGCGGCCGGCGACCACACCCGCGTCCGGTTCTGGGCCGAGGAGCTCGGCTGGGTCCCGGGGGTGCTCGCCGGGCTGAACCGTCCGTTCGTCGTCGAGTCCCCGGACGCCCTCCGCGACGAGGTCCGCGCCCTGGCCACCCGCCTCGTCGGCTACGCCGGTCGGTCGACCGGAGCCGGCCCGCCGCCCTGA
- a CDS encoding dipeptidase, producing MPNEALAAAVDAVIPGALADHARLVRIPSIWADPAHAADTEASAALVAELAGALAPESVQILRADGGAPAVVARWPAPEGTPTVLLYAHHDVQPTGDLAAWTSPPFEPATRDGRIYGRGAADDKAGVLTHLAVLRAFEGRPPVGVTLFVEGEEESGSPTLPALLREHHALLAADVIVIADAANPSVDVPGLTTSLRGLVDVVVEVSMLEHPVHSGVYGGPVGDALTALCHALASLHDEKGEVAVAGLRRNDGTDAAAVDMPEDTFRSEVGLLDGVDLLGSGTIAERVWQAPAIAVLGIDAPSVAASSNVLLPRARAAVSLRLAPGEDAPAARELLSEHLRTHVPWGAQVTVTPHSGIAEPFSLDSTGRVYDTARTAFADAYGNAVVESGIGGSIPFIAEFARTFPGATVLVTGVGDPASRWHGIDESLSVEMFPKAVRAEAFLLAALSAG from the coding sequence ATGCCGAACGAAGCGCTAGCGGCCGCCGTCGACGCCGTGATCCCCGGAGCCCTCGCTGACCACGCGCGTCTCGTCCGCATACCGAGTATCTGGGCCGACCCGGCGCACGCGGCCGACACCGAGGCGAGCGCGGCGCTCGTCGCCGAGCTCGCCGGAGCGCTGGCGCCGGAGAGCGTGCAGATCCTGCGCGCCGACGGCGGCGCACCCGCCGTCGTGGCCCGGTGGCCCGCGCCGGAGGGCACGCCGACCGTCCTGCTGTACGCGCACCACGACGTGCAGCCGACCGGCGACCTCGCGGCCTGGACCTCGCCGCCGTTCGAGCCGGCGACGCGAGACGGCCGGATCTACGGCCGCGGCGCGGCCGACGACAAGGCCGGGGTGCTGACCCACCTCGCGGTGCTGCGCGCGTTCGAGGGCCGTCCGCCGGTCGGCGTGACGCTGTTCGTCGAGGGCGAGGAGGAGTCGGGTTCCCCGACCCTGCCCGCGCTGCTGCGCGAGCACCACGCTCTGCTCGCGGCCGACGTCATCGTCATCGCGGACGCGGCGAACCCGAGCGTCGACGTGCCCGGTCTGACGACGAGCCTGCGTGGCCTGGTGGACGTGGTCGTCGAGGTGTCGATGCTCGAGCACCCGGTGCACTCGGGGGTGTACGGCGGCCCGGTCGGCGACGCGCTGACCGCGCTGTGCCACGCGCTGGCCAGCCTGCACGACGAGAAGGGCGAGGTCGCGGTCGCGGGCCTGCGCCGCAACGACGGCACCGACGCGGCCGCCGTCGACATGCCCGAGGACACGTTCCGGTCCGAGGTCGGGCTGCTCGACGGCGTCGACCTGCTCGGCTCGGGCACGATCGCCGAGCGGGTCTGGCAGGCGCCGGCGATCGCCGTGCTGGGGATCGACGCTCCGTCGGTCGCGGCCTCGTCGAACGTGCTGCTGCCGCGGGCCAGGGCCGCGGTCAGCCTGCGGCTGGCCCCCGGTGAGGACGCGCCGGCCGCGCGCGAGCTCCTCTCCGAGCACCTGCGGACGCACGTGCCGTGGGGCGCGCAGGTCACGGTCACGCCGCACTCCGGCATCGCCGAGCCGTTCAGCCTGGACTCGACCGGCCGGGTCTACGACACGGCCCGTACCGCGTTCGCCGACGCCTACGGCAACGCGGTCGTGGAGTCGGGCATCGGCGGGTCGATCCCGTTCATCGCCGAGTTCGCGCGGACGTTCCCGGGCGCGACCGTGCTGGTCACCGGGGTGGGTGACCCGGCCAGCCGCTGGCACGGCATCGACGAGAGCCTGTCGGTCGAGATGTTCCCGAAGGCCGTGCGGGCCGAGGCGTTCCTGCTGGCGGCGCTCAGCGCCGGGTGA